The proteins below come from a single uncultured Dethiosulfovibrio sp. genomic window:
- a CDS encoding major capsid protein, which translates to MAVKGTDFLTLADLQKRLDPSNKIANVIEMLNDTNEILADVPWVECNDGTGHITTIRVGLPEPTWRRLNSGVSPQKSETMQVRDTTGMLEAYGECDAKLSKLAGDEKAFRLSEDVAQVEGMNQEFVRTLIYGDTRTTPEKFFGLAPRFNTPTSNDTKSGYNILNAGGTGDDNTSIWVVGWGPRSIHGIFPKGTNAGLKMQNLGEQTKTLADGSMLQVLRSHYEWDCGLSVRDWRYIVRIANVDVSDLGSASAANLVNLLIEASERIPDGQSGVRPVIYCNKTVRTALRLQILAKNNVNLTWDTVAGKKVLAFDGMPVKRCDALLNTESAVSFS; encoded by the coding sequence ATGGCCGTAAAAGGAACGGATTTTCTAACGCTGGCGGATCTACAGAAAAGATTGGATCCGAGTAACAAGATCGCCAACGTCATAGAGATGCTTAACGATACAAACGAGATACTCGCTGACGTGCCGTGGGTGGAGTGTAATGATGGGACTGGCCATATCACGACGATCAGGGTCGGACTGCCGGAACCCACTTGGCGCAGATTGAACTCCGGCGTGAGCCCTCAGAAGTCGGAGACCATGCAGGTGAGGGATACCACCGGCATGCTTGAAGCCTATGGAGAATGTGACGCAAAACTGTCCAAGCTGGCTGGTGACGAGAAGGCCTTCCGTCTTTCGGAGGACGTAGCCCAGGTCGAAGGCATGAATCAGGAGTTCGTTCGGACCCTCATATATGGGGATACCAGGACGACTCCGGAAAAGTTCTTCGGTCTTGCCCCTAGGTTCAATACTCCAACGTCGAATGATACCAAGAGTGGGTACAACATCTTAAACGCAGGGGGAACCGGAGACGACAATACCTCCATCTGGGTGGTTGGCTGGGGGCCAAGGTCCATACACGGTATATTCCCGAAGGGGACTAATGCAGGGCTCAAAATGCAGAACCTTGGGGAACAGACCAAAACTCTGGCGGATGGTTCCATGCTTCAGGTCCTTCGGAGTCATTACGAGTGGGATTGTGGCCTGTCCGTAAGGGACTGGCGGTACATCGTCCGAATAGCGAACGTGGATGTCTCAGATCTTGGCAGTGCCTCCGCTGCCAATCTGGTAAATCTGCTGATAGAGGCATCGGAGAGGATCCCGGACGGCCAGTCAGGGGTGAGGCCGGTGATCTACTGCAACAAGACGGTCAGGACCGCCCTGCGTCTCCAGATCCTCGCCAAGAACAACGTGAACCTGACGTGGGACACTGTGGCGGGGAAGAAGGTGCTGGCCTTCGACGGTATGCCGGTCAAGCGG
- a CDS encoding portal protein — MISIPNKPLSRDRPSSSLLSKTERARKVHGDLYRARQTWEPTWREIARFLAPKRGEFDDREPNSRTSREDDEIYKMTPVRALRTFAAGLHSGVTNPSRPWLRLIPGDPDRKEDAVFRSWLDDVEKVLYRIFARSNLYHVLPSLYTEFGGFGTGAVIVEEDYDTVIRCRPFTVGEYAIGQDRTGRVNRFARKIWMTCDQLIDQFDWDSVPERVRRAYENRDFSTWYKVFHLIEPNSGRDVTSKLAAQKPFRSLYWLEGEASEGFLFEGGYDEFPVMAPRWETVGSSPYGVESPGWVGIGDAKMLQTQVEDWLEASDLALHPPVNAPASLQGQGVSLLAGAVNYVPDTQGGMVQPVGNLGLDLNAAWQGIQSTQQDIREAFYVDLFLMFQGMDGTERTAREIVERSTEKLLMLGPMLQRTYSELLDPLIDRTFAIAWRSGILPPPPPGVEQEEIRVEYISVLAQAQKMVGTTALEQFAGFIGNIAQAKPDVLDKLDADQLIDEYADALGVPSTITLPDEKVALLRQARAKQQAMQQQMEMAAQGAQMIKDIGQVNVGENAAREAIMPR, encoded by the coding sequence ATGATATCCATACCGAATAAACCCCTCTCTCGTGATCGTCCCAGTTCGTCTTTGCTGAGCAAAACGGAGCGGGCCAGGAAGGTCCATGGAGATCTCTATCGAGCTCGACAGACATGGGAGCCCACGTGGAGGGAGATAGCGAGGTTCCTAGCTCCCAAGCGTGGGGAGTTTGACGATAGGGAGCCCAACAGTAGAACCTCGAGAGAGGACGACGAAATATACAAAATGACTCCGGTCAGGGCCTTGCGGACTTTTGCCGCAGGGCTACACAGTGGGGTCACTAATCCTTCCAGGCCCTGGTTGCGTCTCATACCGGGAGATCCCGATAGGAAGGAAGATGCTGTTTTTAGATCCTGGCTCGACGATGTAGAAAAGGTCCTGTATCGGATCTTCGCCCGGTCGAACCTGTACCATGTGCTGCCGAGTCTATACACCGAGTTCGGCGGTTTTGGGACCGGGGCCGTTATAGTCGAGGAGGATTACGACACGGTTATCCGCTGCCGCCCCTTCACAGTGGGCGAATACGCCATAGGTCAGGACCGCACAGGTAGGGTGAACCGATTTGCCAGGAAAATATGGATGACCTGCGACCAACTCATAGACCAATTCGATTGGGATAGCGTTCCGGAAAGAGTGAGAAGAGCTTACGAGAACAGGGATTTTTCGACCTGGTACAAGGTGTTCCACCTTATCGAGCCAAACAGCGGAAGGGACGTCACGTCGAAGCTGGCGGCCCAGAAACCATTTCGGTCTCTCTATTGGTTGGAGGGAGAGGCATCGGAGGGCTTCCTCTTCGAGGGAGGATATGACGAGTTTCCCGTCATGGCCCCAAGATGGGAGACGGTAGGGTCTAGCCCTTACGGTGTGGAGTCGCCAGGGTGGGTTGGTATAGGCGACGCCAAGATGCTACAGACCCAAGTGGAGGATTGGCTGGAGGCCTCAGACCTTGCTCTACATCCTCCTGTCAACGCTCCGGCCTCATTACAGGGGCAGGGAGTCTCTCTCTTAGCTGGTGCCGTCAACTACGTTCCAGATACCCAAGGTGGCATGGTTCAGCCTGTTGGTAACTTAGGATTGGATCTCAACGCCGCATGGCAGGGTATCCAGTCTACTCAACAGGACATACGAGAGGCGTTCTACGTGGACCTCTTTCTCATGTTCCAGGGCATGGATGGTACTGAGCGGACCGCCAGGGAGATCGTAGAGCGGTCTACGGAGAAGCTCCTGATGCTTGGCCCCATGCTCCAAAGGACTTACTCGGAGCTGTTGGATCCCCTCATCGATCGGACGTTCGCTATTGCCTGGAGATCGGGTATATTGCCTCCACCTCCGCCGGGCGTGGAGCAGGAAGAGATCCGGGTGGAGTACATCTCTGTGCTGGCTCAGGCTCAGAAGATGGTCGGTACCACGGCACTGGAGCAGTTCGCGGGATTCATAGGAAATATCGCCCAAGCCAAGCCGGATGTCCTGGATAAGCTGGACGCCGACCAGCTCATAGACGAGTATGCCGATGCTCTAGGCGTACCCTCCACCATAACTCTGCCAGATGAGAAGGTGGCGTTGCTCAGGCAAGCCAGGGCGAAACAGCAGGCCATGCAGCAGCAGATGGAAATGGCCGCTCAAGGGGCCCAGATGATAAAAGACATTGGGCAGGTTAACGTGGGAGAGAACGCAGCGAGGGAGGCGATCATGCCGAGATGA
- a CDS encoding terminase family protein: protein MGERVITIPYHPRPPQPEIHKGLESHRWSVIVAHRRMGKTVCVLNHLLKKALLDESQTARYAYIAPYRNQAKAIAWDYLKRFSGVVPGVRFSEGDLEVFLPNGSRIRLYGADNPDALRGIYLDGVVMDEVADMKPEVWSEIVRPALSDRMGWAVFIGTPKGQNLFYELYEQASKDGWFRGIYRADETNVLPEEELEDARSVMSDNQFRQEFLCDFTASVDNVLITIDMVSKAAKRTITESDVLGAPVILGVDVARFGDDRSVICRRKGLNCFPLKVIDDINNMDLAGMVAQEIMAHEPDAVFIDMGRGEGVIDRLRQLGFSVTEVNFGGKASKPGRYVNKRSEMWDGIRQWLDAGGGLPNDPQLKGELATPTYSFDAAGKMLLEPKEKVKERGFRSPDLADALALTFAYPVAVRGTRLGPNTARATMPKRTIRR from the coding sequence ATGGGAGAACGAGTGATAACCATTCCATATCATCCGAGACCACCTCAGCCGGAGATACACAAGGGACTTGAGTCCCACCGGTGGAGCGTCATAGTTGCCCATCGACGGATGGGGAAGACCGTCTGCGTCCTGAACCATCTGCTTAAAAAGGCTCTGCTGGACGAATCCCAGACGGCACGTTATGCCTACATAGCACCATATAGGAACCAGGCGAAGGCCATAGCCTGGGATTACCTCAAGCGATTTTCCGGGGTAGTCCCAGGCGTTCGTTTTTCCGAGGGCGACCTCGAGGTCTTCCTCCCTAACGGAAGCCGTATCCGCCTGTACGGAGCGGACAACCCCGACGCCTTGAGAGGGATCTACCTGGACGGAGTAGTCATGGACGAGGTGGCGGACATGAAGCCGGAGGTCTGGTCCGAGATCGTTAGACCGGCCCTATCGGACCGCATGGGGTGGGCCGTCTTCATAGGCACGCCCAAGGGGCAGAACCTCTTTTATGAGCTATACGAACAAGCGTCGAAGGATGGGTGGTTCAGAGGCATCTACAGGGCGGACGAAACGAATGTTCTTCCGGAAGAAGAGCTGGAAGATGCGAGATCCGTTATGTCGGATAACCAATTCCGTCAGGAGTTCCTCTGCGACTTCACCGCATCGGTGGACAACGTGCTCATCACCATAGACATGGTCAGCAAAGCGGCAAAGAGGACCATAACCGAATCGGACGTCTTGGGAGCCCCTGTGATCCTCGGCGTCGACGTGGCCAGGTTTGGGGATGACCGGTCCGTCATATGTCGCCGCAAGGGGCTTAACTGCTTCCCCTTAAAGGTCATCGACGACATCAACAACATGGACCTGGCCGGAATGGTGGCTCAGGAGATCATGGCCCACGAACCGGATGCGGTCTTCATAGACATGGGCAGAGGGGAAGGGGTCATAGACAGGTTGAGACAGCTGGGATTCAGTGTCACGGAGGTCAACTTTGGCGGTAAGGCTTCTAAGCCTGGAAGGTACGTCAACAAGCGTAGCGAGATGTGGGACGGCATACGTCAGTGGCTGGATGCTGGAGGTGGCTTGCCTAACGATCCTCAGCTTAAGGGAGAACTTGCTACCCCGACTTACTCATTCGACGCTGCGGGAAAGATGCTCCTCGAGCCGAAGGAGAAGGTAAAGGAGCGAGGCTTTAGGTCTCCCGACCTGGCGGACGCTCTGGCTTTGACGTTCGCCTATCCAGTGGCTGTGAGGGGGACTAGGCTTGGACCGAACACCGCCAGAGCTACCATGCCCAAGCGGACTATAAGGAGGTGA
- a CDS encoding terminase small subunit: MAKKLTAKQKAFVAEYLVDLNATAAAIRAGYSAKNASRIGHELLNKSQVQAAIKKALEERQKRTEITQDQVVIELAKIAFGSARDVMEWGPFGVRLRPSSELSPDQAAIVAEVSETTSQNGGSLRLKTHDKVRALELLGKHLGMFVDRHEVTGPNGGGLSIKWENE, from the coding sequence GTGGCAAAGAAGCTCACAGCTAAACAAAAAGCCTTCGTCGCTGAGTACCTTGTTGATCTTAACGCTACGGCGGCGGCCATCAGAGCAGGGTATAGCGCAAAAAATGCCAGCAGAATCGGACATGAATTACTCAATAAAAGTCAAGTTCAAGCAGCCATAAAGAAAGCTCTCGAGGAGCGTCAGAAGCGGACAGAAATCACGCAGGATCAGGTTGTTATCGAGCTTGCGAAGATTGCGTTTGGCTCGGCTCGGGATGTGATGGAGTGGGGGCCCTTCGGTGTACGTCTGAGGCCGAGTTCTGAGCTGTCGCCTGATCAAGCAGCAATAGTGGCTGAGGTCTCGGAGACGACGAGTCAAAACGGAGGATCGTTGAGACTCAAAACCCATGACAAGGTCAGGGCCCTCGAGCTCCTCGGCAAGCACCTGGGAATGTTCGTGGACCGGCACGAAGTTACAGGACCAAACGGAGGAGGGCTATCCATAAAATGGGAGAACGAGTGA